AAAAGAATGGCTGGATCGTTCTCTAATTAGCGCCATGCTGTTTTCTACGagatattgtgaaaaaaaaaaaaaaatgtttcgagaACGAACCTTTGGCCAGGTTGCCAGGTTCTTAGGAAgagcagaaaaaaatttaatcgattgttGAAATGATTGCGAAATGTTATTCGCGCGTGCCACACGAAGAGCGTaggagaatatatattatattatattattatattatattatattatatgtattcagGGATCTTTATTATCTAGTTATTATTGTTACGAGATCTGTGCATAGATCTTGCGCATAATATCGCTTTTTTCGAAGCGAAGAATCGTAAAATATCGTATAGGAGCTACTACTCACATAAAAGGTTCATTTTTAAAGGAGGGAAAACcgtttataacaaattaatggagttttttttttgtcgattACACGCAACAAAAGGCAAGGTTTCTATCGATTTTTGGATCAGCTTTTTGTTATTTCGCGATTACTCGATATTAACGATATTACTCGATatcaatgaaagaaagaaattgttttattcaaagttataaataaatattagatttcgTTAAGCGTTAAGCGGATCGAGTCGCTCGAAACCTTGTGATCTTAAAATGCGATGTAATCATGTGACGTTCAGAGTGCAATAATATCAGGACATGcgattacatttttcttttggtCAATTGATCGCGACGTCCTTTTAAGTTTcctttatttgtatatttcgtCTTCGTTCTTCTAACGTTTGAATCCTTGTTTAAAACCTCCTGCATTTAAATACACGATGCAACTAGTTGATAGACGCTTACGTATTGCGTGTCCTTTCTCCATTAGTTTTTCTCGATTATCCACGACGGTTCATTCCTCATTATGAAAACAGATAATGCAACGAATGCgatgaggaaaaagaaagaagaaaatcgctgttaagCCACGGCGAATTTTTGTTCCATGTATCTTTTCGgtcttttttgtttcattttctttcttttttttcaataatatgatttcttttttttctcctttttctttttttttttcattgcatttttttccccatctacgaattgcaataaaagaaatcatgTTATTTGCTACACTGCCTTTCAGGTTGTaaattttggaagaaaatcaaatgttaatttattagtaaatGATGTTGATCGAATATGATTCTAAAATGTGTTAGAAATGATTTGTCGAAACGTTTGTTTTAGTTTATGCGAATATTTATCAGGGAaccaataatcaatatttcgatGGCGTTTGTCACCTGTTGATAGTatcggttttttttttccagaaaaagttgtttaatatcaatatttagtTATCAGACGATAATACTGTTTGTACCGTCCATAATAGAAGATGTTACGATCGTGTACTATAGAAACGATTAGGCTTGATAGTTtaaacatttcaaatttattcctgTCAAATTTGTcgacatttttttgtttaattattatagccgttggatattttggaaatattgtgTTTGAAACTGTGTTGATTGTTTAACTCAActccatatatatttttacattttaatagaaaatgtaaaattttcacgTGCTATCAATTTGTGATCCACTTTTTTTATCCGTCACACACGCGCACACGcgccacacacacacacacacacacacacacacacacacacacacacacacacacacacacacacacacacacacacacacacacacacacacacacacacacacacacacacacacacacacacacacacacacacagagagagagagagagagagagagagagagagagagagacggacagagagagagagagagagagagagagagagagagagagagagagagagagggagagagagagagagagagagagagagagagagagagagagagagagagagagagagagagagagagagagagagagagagagagagagagagagatgtgattctctttatgaaatttttgggAAAGTGAAAGTTTCGAATGAATTTCAAACAGGCCTAAAAATATCTTGGCAcatacattaattttcttttaattttcaagattttaataCATACACAAATACGATGATCGAAAATACCATACAATAGGATACAATCCTTCGccattaaatcaaatttatcttaatcaACGATTTGATTCATTCTTTGGTATGCGTGCCACGATCAAGAAAAAAGCCgctaggaaatatttttacgaattagACTTAACGTTGGATGTTGGATTTTACAagcatttttctttataacatGTTCATCGATTCGCCGTGGCGATAGAATCATAGTCTCAGGGTTTTAACCAACAAccaacaaataaacaaatgatacaaatttagatacatataaataaataagcgcGCGTATATTTGTGGAgcaaaacattataataataattacgatagtaataataatgaggatgataatgatgataataatgatgataaaggATATTAACATTAGTATTAATGATGATaacgatgatgataataaaaaaaacaagaaacgcAATATCGTGGTTTCTTGTATATTCTGTAACACGAAATTTACGCATTTGTTTTGCATACTGGATGTATCCAGtgcgaaagaaatataattctaatgtcACTTTTTCTTTATGATCTTTCTCCCTGTGGTAGGAAGAAGATTTGTACATACATAGTTTATTCGTATCGTGAAAATTTACATCAATAAATTCAACCACTTCCTGTATTTTTTTTGGCACGGTATATACGATTGCACAATTTGAAAACGCTTCCGCTTTTCTAGCGAAACGTGCGTGCGCCAACAAAGATGACAAATGGATCGTGGATTTGAAATGTTTCATATATCATAGCGTGCAGTGTTTACgatttgtttcttcttcgaaagtACAATATAAAGTGGTTCTTCGAAAAGTCCTTTTCTCGTTCGTTCGTCGGACTCACCAGACCAGTCGTAAATTGTACCTGCTGCGAAGAAACGTTGCTTCTGCGACCTCTATATGTGTACAGAATATGTGTACAGAtacatgtaattataatttttatataaaaagaaaggatacGTATGTGTGCGTGAGCATTAGGTAATAagtcgatcgaaaataaaataggaattaagctcgatttttattcttgaaatcTTGAATGTACGAGCTCCTCTTCGAAGTTTCGAGTGTCGAAAAGAAATTCGCGTAAAATATTTACGTATGAAAATATGCCGATTATAACGAAATAGAATACTATACCTGGCCTCAGTGGCCTCAGTTGGCGCAGCAATCATGTTGCGAGAGGAAGGATGTTCACGTGTGCTTCTTTATTTGTTAATCGTCTTTCTTGTTAATTTCTCcagtaagtatatatatatatatatatattttttttaaatatatacgtactTACAtacataagtaaatatttgtaCCGTAAATAACGAGTAATGTCGATGTAaagcaaaattgaaaaaagccATTCCCTCGCAGAAGCAAGTTCGTATGTACTGCGAGACAATTGTTTGGAATTCGATGTGGTTGAGCTCGAGGATTACTTGTCTCGGAATATTGAGAATGTGCCGACGATCGATATGATGATCGGTGGTTTCAAATGTTCTGTCGCAGCTTTGCCCTTTGGTGCTTTGAAATCGGACTGGGCAAGATTACTGCTTCTGCAGAGAGCGCAACCAAAGGATTCAATTCTCTCGAAGAAACTAGGTCGTCTTTTCAGAATCTTGGTGATCGCTTATTTCCAAATAGAAGAACGTTACGATATTATTCAATCTGGAATTTTGAGCAGGTTGGTAATAATAAAACCTAATTTTAAAcggtaaagttttttttttttttttacttatttattattattattattattattttttatttactttacgaaataaaatccGTATATCGCGACAGTCTAATCGCATCTTTTGTAATTCGAAAGCGTAAATAACACTACGAAAAgatacgaaagaaaagaaatgaagagATTCGACAACTCGACAATCGATTtaggagaaataaataaaaattttactgcaaatactttttttgACGATAAAAAATCCATTGGCACaattaaaatcgaacgaaCCACGAGCTTGGATATAAcgagagaaaataaagatgaCAATTTCAATACGACACGTAGTAATAATTCTTCGACAACCgtcgaatttttatctattgatAATCGGATGGTATTTCGCTCGACAACCGAACGAtatgagaaaaagaagatggtAAATATTACCGGTTTTTCAGATATAAAtaccgagaaaaaaaattacacagaaatatcgaaaaacaaATGAATCCGTCGCAATCGAAATTcgcgaataattttacaaaaggtCAAGGtggtacaaatatttatagagaaaaaaaaaaaggattaaataaaaataaagatgacaCTTTTACcggtaagaatattaatttttcaacgatagAATTTAACAGATTATTTAGCAACCgatttaatccaattttt
This DNA window, taken from Apis cerana isolate GH-2021 linkage group LG5, AcerK_1.0, whole genome shotgun sequence, encodes the following:
- the LOC107997898 gene encoding LOW QUALITY PROTEIN: uncharacterized protein LOC107997898 (The sequence of the model RefSeq protein was modified relative to this genomic sequence to represent the inferred CDS: inserted 1 base in 1 codon; substituted 1 base at 1 genomic stop codon), giving the protein MKICRLXRNRILYLASVASVGAAIMLREEGCSRVLLYLLIVFLVNFSKASSYVLRDNCLEFDVVELEDYLSRNIENVPTIDMMIGGFKCSVAALPFGALKSDWARLLLLQRAQPKDSILSKKLGRLFRILVIAYFQIEERYDIIQSGILSSVNNTTKRYERKEMKRFDNSTIDLGEINKNFTANTFFDDKKSIGTIKIERTTSLDITRENKDDNFNTTRSNNSSTTVEFLSIDNRMVFRSTTERYEKKKMVNITGFSDINTEKKNYTEISKNKCCTDISGITISNSNQKSIMKNSKGEGTTRSVFTTKISTMKSDGLEERDSKKISDRSDFPVSYDYVVQXFNLERIENVNSLEIFDVKTTSEQSRVYSNKISTNSSESFNQSPSNRQTNDVFQVFEKIPWNFSNKLEKPPIYKKLRKPSLDNDFWKYIVISRNVSLTTPFEPKIISEIKNADNKSKGSSTKDDEQHSDDRQGIHIERNGKKHNE